The Mycolicibacterium hassiacum DSM 44199 genome includes a window with the following:
- the folP gene encoding dihydropteroate synthase, whose amino-acid sequence MGVVNVTDDSFSDGGLFLDPDRAVEHGLALAADGAEIIDVGGESTRPGATRIDPAIERARVVPVIKELAGHGLTISIDTMHAEVARAALEAGAHIVNDVSGGRADPAMAPLVADARVPWILMHWRNVRAVHPHEVPDYRDVVAEVRDELMESVDRAVTAGVDPANLIIDPGLGFAKTAEHNWALLHALPEFVATGFPVLVGASRKRFLGSLLADPDGRPRPPDGRETATAVISALAGLHGAWGVRVHNVRASVDAIKVLEAWARG is encoded by the coding sequence ATGGGAGTCGTGAACGTCACCGACGACTCCTTCTCCGACGGGGGCCTGTTCCTCGACCCGGACCGCGCCGTCGAACACGGTCTGGCGCTGGCCGCCGACGGGGCGGAGATCATCGACGTGGGCGGCGAGTCCACCCGTCCCGGCGCCACCCGCATCGACCCCGCGATCGAACGGGCCCGGGTGGTGCCGGTCATCAAAGAGCTTGCCGGACACGGACTCACGATCAGCATCGACACCATGCACGCCGAGGTGGCGCGGGCCGCACTGGAGGCGGGCGCGCACATCGTCAACGACGTGTCCGGGGGCCGTGCCGACCCGGCGATGGCTCCGCTGGTGGCCGACGCCCGGGTGCCGTGGATCCTGATGCACTGGCGCAACGTGCGCGCCGTCCACCCGCACGAGGTGCCCGACTACCGCGATGTGGTCGCCGAGGTCCGCGACGAGTTGATGGAGAGCGTGGACCGCGCGGTCACCGCCGGGGTGGATCCGGCCAACCTGATCATCGACCCGGGACTGGGGTTCGCCAAGACCGCCGAACACAACTGGGCGCTGCTGCACGCGCTGCCGGAGTTCGTCGCCACCGGTTTCCCGGTGCTGGTCGGCGCGTCGCGCAAACGGTTCCTCGGGTCGCTGCTGGCCGACCCGGACGGCCGGCCCCGCCCGCCGGACGGGCGGGAGACCGCGACCGCGGTGATCTCCGCGCTCGCCGGGCTGCACGGCGCCTGGGGGGTGCGGGTGCACAATGTGCGCGCCTCGGTCGACGCGATCAAGGTGCTGGAGGCCTGGGCCCGTGGCTGA
- the folB gene encoding dihydroneopterin aldolase: MAETGVPGADRIELRGLRVRGRHGVFEHERRDGQDFVVDITVWLDLAAAAASDDLADTLDYGALAQRAADIVAGPPRNLIETVAAEIADAVMTGERVEAVEVTVHKPSAPIPLDFADVAVVVRRSRRPLAEGERS, from the coding sequence GTGGCTGAAACCGGGGTCCCCGGGGCGGACCGCATCGAGCTGCGCGGCCTGCGGGTGCGCGGCCGGCACGGGGTGTTCGAGCACGAGCGCCGCGACGGCCAGGACTTCGTGGTCGACATCACCGTGTGGCTGGATCTGGCGGCGGCCGCCGCCAGCGACGACCTCGCCGACACCCTCGACTACGGTGCGCTCGCCCAGCGGGCCGCCGACATCGTCGCGGGCCCGCCGCGCAACCTGATCGAGACGGTGGCCGCCGAGATCGCCGACGCGGTGATGACCGGCGAACGGGTGGAAGCGGTCGAGGTGACGGTGCACAAACCGAGCGCACCCATTCCGTTGGACTTCGCCGACGTGGCGGTGGTGGTGCGGCGGTCACGGCGTCCGCTCGCCGAGGGGGAGCGGTCGTGA
- a CDS encoding DUF3180 domain-containing protein: protein MGPTRVRDLSVAAVAVAALGYAVVTLMYRHFPPITALSGMSLAVVALAEAGWGFYVRAQIKDGHIGIGGGRLHPLVVARSVVVAKASAWVGAGVLGWWVGVLIYLLPRRSTLRVAAEDTPGAVVAACCALALVVAALWLQHCCKSPEEPPDDAEPAAE from the coding sequence ATGGGTCCCACCCGGGTACGCGACCTGAGCGTGGCCGCCGTCGCGGTCGCGGCCCTGGGCTACGCGGTGGTGACGTTGATGTACCGCCACTTCCCGCCGATCACCGCGTTGTCGGGGATGTCGCTGGCGGTGGTGGCGCTCGCCGAGGCGGGCTGGGGGTTCTACGTGCGGGCCCAGATCAAGGACGGCCACATCGGCATCGGCGGCGGGCGGTTGCACCCGTTGGTGGTGGCCCGCTCGGTGGTGGTCGCCAAGGCCTCGGCGTGGGTGGGTGCCGGGGTGCTGGGCTGGTGGGTCGGTGTGCTGATCTACCTGCTCCCGCGGCGGTCGACTTTGCGTGTGGCCGCCGAGGACACCCCGGGTGCGGTGGTCGCCGCCTGCTGCGCGCTGGCTCTGGTGGTCGCCGCGCTGTGGTTGCAGCATTGCTGTAAGTCCCCGGAGGAGCCGCCGGACGACGCCGAACCGGCGGCCGAATAA
- the folE gene encoding GTP cyclohydrolase I FolE, translating into MAPRIPGAEDQLSHNNSGGHPPPGKPRRVFDQARVEAAIRELLIGVGEDPDRHGLEDTPARVARAYKEVFAGLYTDPDEVLNTTFDEQHDELVLVKDIPMYSTCEHHLVAFHGVAHVGYIPGEDGRVTGLSKIARLVDLYAKRPQVQERLTAQIADALMRKLNPRGVIVVVEAEHLCMSMRGVRKPGAVTTTSAVRGQFKSDKASRAEALELILRK; encoded by the coding sequence ATGGCACCCCGCATTCCCGGAGCGGAAGATCAACTGTCGCACAATAATTCGGGTGGTCATCCGCCACCGGGCAAACCGCGGAGGGTGTTCGACCAGGCTCGTGTCGAGGCGGCGATCCGCGAGTTGCTGATCGGCGTCGGCGAGGATCCGGACCGGCACGGTCTCGAGGACACCCCGGCCCGGGTGGCCCGGGCCTACAAGGAGGTGTTCGCCGGGCTCTACACCGACCCGGACGAGGTGCTCAACACCACCTTCGACGAGCAGCACGACGAACTGGTGCTGGTCAAGGACATCCCGATGTACTCGACCTGCGAACACCACCTGGTGGCCTTCCACGGGGTGGCGCACGTCGGCTACATCCCGGGCGAGGACGGCCGGGTCACCGGGTTGAGCAAGATCGCCCGGCTGGTCGACCTGTACGCCAAACGGCCGCAGGTGCAGGAGCGGCTCACCGCTCAGATCGCCGACGCGTTGATGCGCAAACTCAATCCGCGCGGGGTGATCGTGGTCGTCGAGGCCGAGCACCTGTGCATGTCGATGCGCGGGGTGCGTAAACCGGGCGCGGTGACGACGACGTCGGCGGTTCGCGGTCAGTTCAAGTCCGACAAGGCATCCCGAGCCGAGGCGCTGGAACTGATCTTGCGCAAGTGA
- a CDS encoding DUF6779 domain-containing protein, producing MTEPTRSARPRRGGRRPGWTLLSVLLVLAMAASCALVFTNRVELLKLAVVLALWAAVAAAFASVIYRRQSDADRARMRDLKLVYDLQLDREISARREYELSVESQLRKELVSELRAQTADEVAGLRAELAALRASLEILFDADLSHRPELEGDRSGRYDEWPQGTAGRVTASRLDTEHRDEVRFPTDESPIIDVPEEPAPPTEFEWGTPTPATPGPAVPDPVPPSAAGGAHYREPDERERTEQFGGGRRRRRHAADDQPHGWTPPSHRPPETEPAAPFGWSSASEPSPARSEWQPAPAEGTWAPSGTPGSNWVSADTGGTTAATPPPSAAPPTSPPTSPPPTSPSPTSPPPTSPPPGIGEVRPSELFGEHRTPEPVGEHRTPDIGGHHRTAEPAGDRAEPEPRTAASIDQLWAGGRSEPAGEYVGRRRAPEPETPEPAPAPQTPTPEPAQPRRGRHSAPPETDPARPARAAGTPHAADAAGTPHAADAAGTPRPRARHIAEDDTGGYTVAELLARLQVTPSEGGRRRRREP from the coding sequence ATGACCGAACCGACCCGCAGCGCCCGGCCCCGGCGCGGCGGACGCCGGCCCGGTTGGACTTTGCTGTCGGTGTTGCTGGTGCTCGCCATGGCGGCCAGTTGTGCCCTGGTGTTCACCAACCGGGTGGAACTGCTCAAGCTCGCGGTGGTGCTCGCGCTGTGGGCCGCCGTCGCGGCCGCGTTCGCCTCGGTGATCTACCGCCGGCAAAGCGACGCCGACCGCGCGCGGATGCGTGACCTGAAGCTGGTGTACGACCTGCAGCTGGACCGGGAGATCTCGGCACGCCGCGAGTACGAGCTGTCGGTGGAGTCGCAGCTGCGCAAGGAGCTGGTGTCGGAGCTGCGCGCCCAGACCGCCGACGAGGTGGCGGGGCTGCGGGCCGAGCTTGCGGCGCTGCGGGCCAGCTTGGAGATCCTGTTCGACGCCGATCTGTCGCACCGGCCCGAGTTGGAGGGCGACCGCAGCGGCCGCTACGACGAGTGGCCGCAGGGGACCGCGGGGCGGGTGACCGCCAGCCGACTCGACACCGAACACCGCGACGAGGTCCGCTTCCCGACCGACGAGAGCCCGATCATCGACGTGCCCGAGGAACCGGCACCGCCGACCGAATTCGAGTGGGGCACACCCACTCCCGCGACGCCGGGCCCCGCCGTGCCGGATCCGGTGCCCCCGTCGGCCGCCGGCGGTGCGCACTATCGCGAGCCCGACGAGCGGGAGCGGACCGAGCAGTTCGGCGGTGGACGGCGGCGTCGTCGCCATGCCGCCGACGACCAGCCGCACGGTTGGACACCGCCGAGCCACCGGCCGCCGGAGACCGAGCCCGCCGCACCGTTCGGCTGGTCGTCGGCGTCCGAGCCGAGCCCGGCGCGGTCGGAGTGGCAGCCGGCACCCGCGGAGGGAACGTGGGCGCCGTCCGGCACGCCGGGCAGCAACTGGGTGTCGGCGGATACCGGCGGCACCACGGCTGCGACCCCGCCGCCGAGTGCCGCACCGCCCACCTCCCCGCCGACGTCGCCGCCCCCGACGTCCCCTTCCCCGACGTCACCGCCGCCGACGTCGCCCCCGCCCGGTATCGGCGAGGTTCGCCCGAGCGAGCTGTTCGGCGAGCACCGCACCCCCGAGCCGGTCGGCGAGCACCGGACCCCAGACATCGGCGGCCATCACCGGACAGCCGAGCCCGCCGGCGACCGGGCCGAGCCCGAGCCGCGGACCGCCGCATCGATCGACCAACTCTGGGCGGGCGGCCGGTCCGAGCCGGCCGGTGAGTACGTCGGCCGTCGGCGCGCACCCGAACCGGAGACACCCGAGCCGGCGCCGGCCCCGCAGACGCCCACCCCCGAACCGGCACAGCCGCGCCGCGGCCGGCACTCCGCCCCGCCGGAAACCGACCCCGCCCGCCCGGCCCGTGCGGCCGGGACGCCACACGCCGCCGATGCGGCCGGGACGCCACACGCCGCCGATGCGGCCGGGACACCCCGGCCGCGGGCACGGCACATCGCCGAGGACGACACCGGCGGCTACACCGTCGCCGAGCTGCTGGCCCGGCTGCAGGTCACCCCATCGGAGGGCGGGCGTCGTAGGCGCCGCGAGCCGTGA
- the panC gene encoding pantoate--beta-alanine ligase, whose amino-acid sequence MTEPRQPKFTPGQLNVYSAPRDVSAVTRALRATGRRITLVPTMGALHEGHLALVRAAKRVQGAVVVVSIFVNPAQFGPGEDLDRYPRTLDDDLAALRAEGVEIVFTPTVEDMYPKGVRTSVQPGPLGSELEGAVRPTHFSGVLTVVLKLLNIVRPDQAFFGEKDYQQLTLIRQMVEDLNIDTRIVGVPIVRESDGLAMSSRNRYLNEVEREQAGALSAALLAGMYAAGEGAAAALDAARAVLDEVSAIQLDYLEIRDPMLGPAPETGAARMLIAGRLGNTRLLDNIAIDLGVPSGPGPDVEFDEHELPWRN is encoded by the coding sequence ATGACCGAACCACGACAACCGAAGTTCACCCCCGGCCAGCTGAACGTCTACTCGGCGCCGCGGGACGTCTCCGCGGTCACCCGGGCGCTGCGCGCCACCGGCCGGCGTATCACCCTGGTGCCCACCATGGGTGCCCTGCACGAGGGACACCTGGCGCTGGTGCGGGCCGCCAAGCGGGTGCAGGGCGCGGTGGTGGTCGTGTCGATCTTCGTCAACCCGGCGCAGTTCGGGCCCGGCGAGGACCTCGACCGGTATCCGCGCACCCTGGACGACGATCTGGCCGCGCTGCGCGCCGAGGGGGTGGAGATCGTGTTCACCCCGACCGTCGAGGACATGTACCCGAAAGGCGTGCGCACCTCGGTGCAGCCCGGTCCGCTAGGTTCGGAGCTCGAGGGTGCCGTGCGCCCGACGCATTTCAGCGGCGTGCTGACCGTGGTGCTCAAACTGCTCAACATCGTGCGCCCGGATCAGGCGTTCTTCGGTGAGAAGGATTACCAGCAGCTGACGCTGATCCGCCAGATGGTCGAGGACCTAAACATCGACACCCGCATCGTCGGGGTGCCGATCGTTCGGGAGTCCGACGGCCTGGCGATGTCGTCGCGCAACCGCTACCTCAACGAGGTCGAACGGGAACAGGCGGGCGCGCTGTCGGCGGCGCTGCTGGCCGGAATGTACGCGGCCGGCGAGGGAGCGGCGGCCGCGCTCGACGCCGCACGCGCGGTGCTCGACGAGGTGTCGGCGATCCAGCTCGACTACCTCGAGATCCGCGACCCGATGCTGGGTCCGGCGCCGGAGACCGGCGCCGCCCGCATGCTGATCGCCGGTCGGCTGGGCAACACCCGGCTGCTGGACAACATCGCCATCGACCTCGGTGTGCCGTCCGGCCCGGGTCCGGACGTCGAGTTCGATGAGCACGAACTCCCTTGGAGGAATTGA
- the folK gene encoding 2-amino-4-hydroxy-6-hydroxymethyldihydropteridine diphosphokinase, whose amino-acid sequence MTVAVLSIGSNLGDRAARLRSVVDGLDGAVRAVSPVYETEPWGGVEQGPFLNAVLLVDDPAIDAHGWLRRGRELEEAAERVRVRRWGPRTLDVDVIACRDGDREIVCDDPDLTLPHPRAHLRAFVLVPWLAVDPDATLTVDGVRRRVADLLAALDPAERAGVRPTDVVLS is encoded by the coding sequence GTGACGGTTGCGGTGCTGTCGATCGGGTCGAACCTGGGTGACCGCGCGGCCCGGCTGCGGTCGGTGGTCGACGGACTCGACGGCGCGGTGCGTGCCGTGTCGCCGGTGTACGAGACCGAACCGTGGGGCGGGGTGGAACAGGGTCCGTTCCTCAACGCCGTGCTGCTGGTGGACGATCCCGCGATCGACGCGCACGGCTGGCTGCGGCGCGGCCGGGAACTGGAGGAGGCGGCCGAGCGGGTGCGGGTGCGGCGCTGGGGGCCGCGCACGCTCGACGTCGACGTGATCGCCTGCCGCGACGGCGACCGGGAGATCGTCTGCGACGACCCGGATCTCACGCTGCCGCACCCGCGGGCGCATCTGCGGGCGTTCGTGCTGGTGCCGTGGCTGGCGGTGGACCCGGATGCGACGCTGACCGTCGACGGGGTGCGCCGCCGCGTCGCCGATCTGCTCGCCGCGCTCGATCCGGCCGAGCGGGCGGGGGTCCGACCGACCGACGTGGTGCTGAGCTGA
- a CDS encoding Rossmann-like and DUF2520 domain-containing protein, whose product MSTPDGFRPARLAVGIISAGRVGTALGVALERVEHVVVACSATSHASRERARRRLPDTAVLTPAQVAERAELLLLAVPDAVLAQVVVELAAAQAVRPGTIVAHTSGANGIGVLAPLTQQGCIPLAIHPAMTFTGSDQDIERLPDTCFGITAADEVGYAIAQSLVLEIGGEPFRVREDARTLYHAALAHAGNHVITVVLDAVEALRAALWGQELLGQEIVSDNPGGLAERVIGPLARASLENALQRGQAALTGPVARGDAAAVADHLRAMAEADPDLAEAYRTNSRRTAQRARAPEEVLAVLAEAGPR is encoded by the coding sequence ATGAGCACCCCCGACGGATTCCGTCCGGCGCGGCTGGCGGTCGGGATCATCTCGGCCGGCCGGGTGGGCACCGCGCTCGGTGTGGCGTTGGAGCGCGTCGAACACGTCGTGGTCGCCTGCAGCGCCACCTCGCACGCATCCCGGGAACGTGCCCGGCGCCGTCTGCCCGACACCGCGGTGCTGACCCCGGCGCAGGTGGCCGAGCGGGCCGAACTGCTGCTGCTCGCCGTGCCCGACGCGGTGCTGGCGCAGGTGGTCGTCGAACTCGCCGCCGCCCAGGCGGTCCGGCCGGGCACCATCGTGGCGCACACCTCCGGCGCCAACGGGATCGGCGTGCTGGCCCCGCTCACCCAGCAGGGCTGCATCCCGCTGGCCATCCACCCGGCCATGACGTTCACCGGATCCGACCAGGACATCGAACGGCTGCCCGACACCTGCTTCGGGATCACCGCCGCCGACGAGGTCGGCTACGCGATCGCGCAGTCGCTGGTGCTCGAGATCGGCGGCGAACCGTTCCGGGTCCGCGAGGATGCCCGCACGCTGTACCACGCCGCGCTGGCGCACGCCGGCAATCACGTGATCACCGTGGTGCTCGACGCCGTCGAGGCGCTGCGCGCCGCGCTGTGGGGGCAGGAGTTGCTCGGGCAGGAGATCGTCTCCGACAACCCCGGCGGTCTCGCCGAACGGGTGATCGGGCCGCTGGCCCGCGCGTCGCTGGAGAACGCGCTGCAACGCGGCCAGGCGGCGCTGACCGGACCGGTCGCGCGTGGGGACGCCGCCGCGGTGGCCGACCATCTGCGCGCGATGGCCGAGGCCGACCCTGACCTGGCCGAGGCGTACCGCACCAACTCCCGGCGCACGGCGCAGCGGGCCCGTGCACCCGAGGAAGTGTTGGCGGTGTTGGCGGAAGCGGGGCCCCGATGA